Below is a window of Undibacterium sp. YM2 DNA.
CGTACCAGCGATACGTGAGCAGTTGGACAGAATGGGCATAGATGTGCCGCTGGTAGGTGATTTTCATTACAACGGCCACACGCTGCTGAATGATTTTCCTGATTGCGCCAGGGCTTTGTCCAAGTACAGGATTAATCCTGGCAATGTAGGGCAGGGCGCCAAGCGCGATATCCAGTTTGCCCAGATGATAGAAATGGCTTGCCGCTACGATAAGCCAGTGCGCATCGGTGTCAACTGGGGTAGCCTGGATCAGGCCTTGCTGGCTCGCATCATGGACGATAACGCCAAGCGTGCTCAGCCATGGAGTGTGCAAGCCGTGATGTATCAGGCATTGATCACCTCTGCGATTGAAAGTGCGCAAAAAGCTGAAGAGCTGGGTCTGGCTGGCGACAAGATTATCCTGTCTTGCAAGGTCTCGGGTGTGCAGGACTTGATCGCCGTTTACCGCGAACTGGCAGCACGTTGCGATTACCCCCTGCATCTTGGCCTGACCGAGGCTGGCATGGGTAGTAAAGGCATCGTCGCTTCGACTGCAGCATTGTCGGTATTGATGCAGGAGGGCATAGGCGACACCATACGCATATCCCTGACACCGGAGCCCGGTGGTGACCGTTGCAAGGAAGTTGTCGTTGGTCAGGAAATTTTGCAGACTATGGGTTTGCGAAAATTTACGCCCATGGTCATTGCTTGCCCCGGCTGTGGCAGGACTACCTCGACTGTGTTCCAGGAACTGGCTGATAATATCCAGAGTTTCCTGCGGAATCAAATGCCAGTCTGGAAGAGTCAGTATCCGGGTGTAGAGAATATGAATGTCGCCGTCATGGGCTGTATCGTTAATGGCCCTGGTGAATCCAAGCACGCCAATATTGGTATCAGTTTGCCAGGTACGGGTGAATCACCGGCTGCTCCAGTTTTTATTGATGGTGCCAAGGCGCTCACCTTGCGCGGCGACCGTATTGCAGAAGAGTTCCAGGAAATTGTGCTGGACTATGTCAAGAGTCACTATGCCCCAGTGCATGGCGTAACAAATAATTAAATCAGGTAGCAAGCATGTCGGAAATAAAAAAAGCAGAAAAAATCGCTGGTGTGAAAGGGATGAACGACCTTTTGCCGGATGACGCCCCGTTGTGGGAGTTGTTTGAAAATACTGTGCAATCTGTATTGAAGAGTTATGGCTTCCAGCAAGTCCGTACACCTATCGTTGAGCCTACTAATTTGTTCGCACGTGGTCTGGGTGAAGTAACGGATGTCGTCGAAAAGGAAATGTATTCCTTTGAAGACTCCATGAATGGCGACAAGCTGACTTTGCGCCCGGAAGGTACCGCCGGTGTCGTACGTTCTGCGATTGAGCATAATCTTATTTACGATGGTCCAAGGCGCTTGTGGTATACCGGCCCGATGTTCCGTCATGAAAAACCGCAGCGTGGTCGTTATCGTCAATTTCATCAGGTGGGTGCTGAGGCGCTGGGCTTCACCGGCCCGGACATTGATGCCGAACTGATCATGATGTGTCAGCGTTTCTGGGATGACCTGGGGCTGCAAAATGTGCGTCTGGAATTGAATTCCATTGGCGATGCAGAAGAACGCAATCAGCACAAGGCCGCGTTGATCGCTTATTTTGAACAACATCAGGACATTCTGGATGCCGAAGCAAAAAGGCGTTTGCTGACGAATCCCTTGCGTATTCTGGATACCAAAAATCCTGCCATGCAAGAGATGGTCAATGCTGCCCCCAAGTTGCTGGATTATCTGGGTGCAGAATCGCTGGCTCATTTTGAAGGTGTGCAAAAGATTTTGCGTCATAACAGCATTCCATTTACCATCAATCCGCGTCTGGTGCGTGGGCTTGATTACTATAACCGCACTGTCTTTGAATGGGTCACTGACGACCTGGGTTCCCAGGGCACAGTTTGTGCTGGCGGTCGTTATGATGCCTTGTTTGGTATTTTTGGCGGCAAGCCAACACCAGCCTGTGGTTTTGCCATGGGTATAGAACGCTTGCTGGAATTGATGAAAGCCAATGGCGACGTACATCAGCCTGCAATGTGCGATGCTTATCTGGTGCATCAGGGAGCAGAAGCACAAATGCAGGCGATGGTATTAAGTGAGCGTTTGCGTGATGCAGGTCTGGATGTTGTGTTACATTGCGCAACTGCCAATGGTGTAGGCAGTTTCAAGTCACAGATGAAAAAGGCTGACGGCAGCGGTGCGGCTTATGCTGTCATCATCGGTGAAGATGAGGCAAATAATAATACAGTGAGTATCAAGGAGTTGCGCGCGGCTGACGCTGAAAATAATCAGGTTAACGTCCCGTTCGATACTGCGGTGGATTACCTGGTTGATCAAATTGCCGGTAGCGCTGATGCAGATTGCTGTGATGATCCTCATCATCACCATGTACACCATTAATCCATATTAAAAATATTTATAACATAGATAGACAAAGATACTATGGCATACGATTTAGAAGAACAAGAGCAGTTAGATAACCTCAAGGCAATCTGGAAAAAATACGGCAACATGGCTACCTGGGGGCTGATCGTTGTCCTGGCTGCTTATGCTGGCTGGACCGCATGGACATCGCGTCAAAACACCCAGACTTTGCAAGCTTCTCAGTTGTATGAAGAAATGCAGAAGTCGGTTGTTGCCAAAGACAATGCCAAGGTGCAGGCAGTGACAGAGGATTTGAAAACCAAATTTGCTTCTACTTCATATGCACCTATGGCTGCGCTGGTAGCAGCCAAGAGCGCATTTGATGCGAACGATCTGAAGGCTGCCAAGAGCCAGTTGCAATGGGTGGCAGATACTTCCAAGGCTGATGAATACAAGGCCGTGGCAAGAATACGCCTGGCTGGTATAGCGCTGGATGAAAAAGCCTATGACGAGGCCCTGCAGCAATTGTCAGGTACTTTCCCTGCACAATTCGATGCTGATGTGCTGGATGCCAAAGGCGATGTTTATATAGCACAAAACAAGATCGAAGATGCGCGTACGGCGTATAAGTCAGCGCTGGAAAAAATGGCAGATAAAAGTCCAGGTCGTCAGGCTTTGCAAATGAAGCTGGATGTCATCGGTGGTGTGGCAGATACTAAAGTTGTCAGTAAATAAGGGGAATCATACATGCAATTTTCTGCCAAACTGCTCATTGCGTCATCTGTACTCATGGCAATGACGGGCTGTTCCACGCTGTCTTCGCTGAATCCATTTTCATCTAAATCCGACGCAAAAAATCAGCCAGCTGTTTTGACCGAGATCAAGCCCAGCCTGGCGATCAAACCAAGCTGGACAGTGGCAATCGGTACTGCAGGTAACTACCTCTTTACTCCTGCAGCCTATGCGCAAAATGTCTATGTGGCTGCGGCTGACGGCACGCTGGCACGCATAGAGGTGGCGACTGGCCGCACGGTCTGGCGTATCAATGCCGGTACCCGTTTGACGGCAGGTGTGGGCGTTGACGGTACAACTATTGCTGTTGCGGGTGAAAAAGGCCAGGTATTGGCATTTGACCTCGACGGCAAGCTGCGCTGGAAAACCCAAGGCACAAATGAAATTTTATCTGCTCCGGCAGTTGGCCAGGGTCTGGTTGTGGTTCGTAGTATTGACAACAAGGTCAGTGCTTATGACCTGACTAATGGGGAACGTAAATGGTCCATTGAGCGCCCATTGCCTCCTTTGACTTTGCGCCTTGCACCTGGCATCGTGATACAGGGGCAGCAGGCCATTGTTGCCATGCCTGGTGGCCGTATGTCTTCACTGGCGCTGAATAACGGCGGTTTGCGCTGGGAGGCAACGGTCGGTGAACCTAAAGGTGCTACCGAGCTTGAACGTGTCGCCGACGTTTCTGGTGCGCCAGTGATCTTTGGCGGTGATATTTGCGCCAGCTCTTATCAGGGCAGGGTAGCTTGTTTTGATGTGGCTACTGGTGCTTTGCGCTGGGCCAAGCCTTTGTCCAGCGATGTTGGCGTCAGTGTTGATGAGCGCTTTGTGTTTGCCTCAGATGTTGCTGGTGCCGTAAATGCCTTTGCCCGCAACGGTGGCGCAAGTGCCTGGCGGAATGACAAGCTCAGCTATCGTCGTTTGTCAGCACCAATTTCGTATGACCGTGCAGTTGCGGTCGGCGATTTCGCAGGTTATGTCCACTTCCTGTCAAGGGAAGATGGTTCTTTCATCGGACGTGTTACTACCGATGGTAGTCAGATTTTAGCAGCGCCTTTGGTGGTCGATGCTAAACTGATCGTTCAAACAAAATCAGGATCAGTGGTTGCTCTTGCAACCGAGTAATAATAATGAAGCCGGTTATCGCACTTATAGGCCGACCTAACGTCGGCAAATCCACGCTGTTCAATCGGCTCACCCGTTCACGCGACGCCTTGGTCGCAGATTTACCTGGCTTGACCAGGGACAGGCATTACGGCGAAGGCCGTGTTGGTGAACGCCCTTTTCTGGTGATTGACACTGGCGGTTTCGAACCTGTCGCCAAAGAAGGCATCATGCATGAAATGGCCAAGCAGACCAAGCAGGCTGTGGCTGAGGCAGATGTTGTTGTTTTTATCGTCGATGGTCGTCAGGGTCTGACACCGCATGACAAAACCATCACGGATTTTCTGCGCAAATCAGGCCGCTCCGTCATGCTGGTGGTAAATAAGGCTGAGGGCATGAAATATACCTCGGTCACTGCAGATTTTTATGAACTGGGTCTCGGCGATCCTTATGTGATCTCTGCCGCACACGGTGATGGTGTAGCAGATCTGGTCGAAGAAATGGTTGATATCGCCTTTGCCCAGCGCCCTGAGGAAGTTGAAGAGCCTGAATCCCAGGTTCGCGGCATCAAGATTGCCATCGTTGGCCGTCCCAATGTCGGTAAATCGACACTGGTGAATACCCTGCTGGGTGAAGAACGGGTCATCGCTTTCGATATGCCTGGTACCACTCGCGACTCGATAGAAATCCCTTTCGAGCGTGATGGCGTGCATTATTCCCTGATCGATACCGCAGGTATCCGTCGCCGCGGCAAGGTTTTTGAGGCCATAGAGAAATTCTCTGTCGTTAAAACCCTGCAATCGGTGTCAGAAGCCAACGTAGTCTTGTTGTTGCTGGACGCACAGCAGGACATTTCAGAGCAGGATGCCCATATTGCAGGCTTCATCCTGGAATCTGGCCGTGCGCTGGTAGTTGGCGTCAATAAGTGGGATGGTTTGCAAAGTGACAGGCGCGATGAGATCAAGATGGACATAGAGCGCAAACTGAATTTCCTGACATTTGCCAAATTCCACTTCATTTCAGCCTTGAAATCGACCGGTATAGGTCCTTTGATGAAATCCATTGATGCTGCTTATGCCGCTGCGATGGTGAATTTATCTACGCCTAAACTCACACGTGCCCTGATTGAAGCAGTAGAACATCAACAACCCAAGCGCAAGGGCTCTATCCGTCCCAAGTTGCGCTATGCGCATCAGGGCGGGCAAAATCCACCTATTATTGTCATTCACGGCAATGCGCTTGAGGCAGTGGGTGATGTGTATAAGCGTTATCTCGAAAAACACTTCCGCGAAACGTTTTCACTCACTGGTACTCCTTTGCGAATAGAAATGCGTTCTGGCAAGAATCCGTTTGACAAGTCGTCGAAGTAAGATCGTTCAGTTAAGTTTGCTGGCAAGTATTAAAATGTAAGAAAATGCTTGGTTGATCTCCTTTTGCAGTGAAATTTAAGCAAGAGATATGCAATTAAGATGAAAATAGATTACATTACTTTGTAATCAACTTCTGGGAATACTTGTATTCTGATAAGTAGTCCCCAACTCCTAATCACAACAACACAATGGAGCTGTTATGAGCAATAAAGGGCAATTATTACAAGACCCATTTCTGAACGCTTTGCGTAAAGAACATATTCCTGTATCAATTTATCTGGTCAATGGCATCAAATTGCAGGGCCATATCGAATCTTTCGACCAGTATGTGGTTTTGCTGCGTAATACTGTGACACAAATGGTTTACAAGCATGCTATTTCTACCGTTGTGCCAGCACGCGCAGTCAGCATTAACACCGAGCCAGAGGCAGAGTAATTTTTGAGTAATGAAATAAAGAAGCCGTCCATGCGCGCCGCTTTAGTCGGCGTGGATTTTGGTAAGGACGACTTTGCCGCCAGCCTGGAAGAGCTATCTTTGCTTTCGCAATCCGCGGGGGCAGAGCCAGTTACAACCATCACTTGCAAACGATCAAGCCCTGACGCTGCTTTTTTTGTCGGTAGCGGCAAGGCGGATGAGATTGCGCATGCTGTTGCCGACGCTACGCTGGATATAGTCATTTTTAATCATGCACTCTCGCCGGCGCAACAGAGGAATCTGGAGCGCCACCTGAAAGTGAGGGTGGTTGATCGTACCAGCCTGATCCTGGATATTTTTGCTCAACGAGCCCAAAGTCATGAAGGTAAGGTCCAGGTAGAGTTGGCTCAGTTGCAACATCTTGCCACGCGATTGATACGCGGCTGGACGCATCTGGAAAGACAAAAAGGCGGTATAGGTTTGCGCGGCCCAGGCGAGACTCAGCTTGAGACTGATCGCCGCTTGCTGGGGGAGCGTGTCAAAATGCTCAAACAAAAGCTCGATAAGCTACATAAGCAAAGGGAAACCCAGAGACGTTCGCGTGGCCGTAGTAATACCTTGTCGGTTTCTTTGGTCGGTTATACCAATGCGGGCAAGTCCAGTCTGTTTAATACCATGACCAAGGCAGGCGCTTATGCCGCCAATCAATTATTTGCAACGCTGGATACTACTTCGCGCCGCTTGTACCTGGGCGATGCGGGTAATATCGTCATTTCTGATACGGTTGGTTTTATTCGTGAATTGCCGCATCAACTCGTTGCAGCGTTCAGGGCAACATTGGAAGAAACGATACATGCCGATTTGCTCTTGCATGTCGTAGATGCAAGTAGTCCGGTAAGGTTTGACCAGATACAACAAGTCAACCAGGTGCTTGAAGAAATCGGCGCGGATCACATACCACAGATACTTGTGTGGAATAAGATAGATCTTGCTGAGCTGGAGCCTTCGGTCGAGGTAGATGATTGTGATAAAATCCAGAGGGTTTTTTTGAGTGCCCGCACCGGAGCAGGTATAGGTTTGTTACGCGAAGCTATCGCCGAATTCGCACTGGCAAAAACGTCTGGCATTGCGCAAACGGCAACGCCAGAGGCAGTTGATGCCCGCTTTGATTTTCAGTAGTCCAACCCACTATTCATTGGATAGCGACAGAATGCTTGTTTCATTTCTCAAAAGAATTGGTTTGACCATGTCCATAAATGATCCGCAATGGGGGCGTGGTTCACAAAACAATAATCAAAATAATAATAAGCCCGATGGCAAAAAACCACCGGAAGGCCCACCTGATCTTGATCAGTTATGGAAAGACTTTACCCAGAAATTGGGGCGTCTGTTCGGGCAAAATGGTGCTGGCGATAATGGTGGCAATTTTTCACCAGACTCATCTGGCGCTAAAGTTGGTGCATCCCTGATTGTTGCCGTAATCGCGCTGGTATGGTTGTCCAGTGGTTTTTTCATCGTGCAAGAAGGGCAGACTGCTGTCATCACGACATTTGGTAAATTCAGCCATCAAACTTCTGCCGGCTTTAACTGGCGCTGGCCTTATCCTGTCCAAGGACATGAGATAGTCAATCTGTCGCAAGTCAGAACAGTGGAGATAGGCTACAAAAAAGGCTCAAAAGAGCGCGAATCCCTGATGTTGACTGATGATGAAAACATCGTCGATATTCAGTTTGCTGTCCAGTACACCTTGAACAATGCCGCAGACTGGCTGTATAACAACCGTGATCAGGAAGAGATGATACTTCAGGTCGCAGAAACTGTTGTCCGCGAGGTCGTCGGTAAAAGCTCCATGGATTTTGTCTTGTATGAAGGTCGTGAAAAAATAGCACTTGATGTCAGCGCAGGCATGCAAAAAATCCTGAATGCGTATGGTTCAGGTGTGCTGGTGGCGCAAGTGACTATGCAAAATGTGCAGGCACCTGAGCAGGTCCAGGCTGTTTTTGAAGATGCGCAAAAAGCAAAGCAGGATAAAGAGCGCCTGAAAAATGAAGGCATAGCTTATGCCAATGATGTTATTCCAAAAGCACGTGGTGAGGCGTCCCGGATGATACAAGAGGCAGAAGCATACAAGGGAAGTATCGTTGCCAATGCCCAGGGTAATGCTTCACGCTTCCAACAAGTGCTGGTTGAGTATCAAAAAGCGCCTGCCATTACCAGGGACAGGATGTACCTGGAAACCATGCAGCAAATATTTGCCAATACCAGCAAGGTGATGATGGATACCAAGACTGGTAATAATATGATTTATCTGCCTCTGGATAAAATCCAGGGCGATCAGGCAGCGAAAGTCGCGCCGGCGGCTCCTGCCCAGGTAACTATTCCCGCAGCAGAGCAGATACCTACCGTGGAAATGCGTTATGGCAAGGATGGAAGATCAAAAGATAACCGTGATACACGCGAAAGGGAGGGCAGATAATGAATAAGTTAGCTACTTTCCTCATTGCCATCTGTGGTGCAATTTTAATTGCTTACTCGACTATTTTTGTTGTTGATCAGCGTTCGCACGCGATTGTCTTTGCTTTGGGTGAAGTCAAGTCTGTCATCAGTGAGCCTGGCTTGCACTTCAAGTTGCCACCACCATTCCAGAATGTCTTGTTGCTGGATAAACGTATTCTGACTATTGATACGAATACTGGTGATCGTTTTGTTACGTCGGAAAAGAAAAACATCCTGGTTGATTCGTATGTGAAGTGGCGTATCAAGGACCCACGTCTGTATTTCGTCAGCTTCAATGGCGAAGAGCGCAGAGCACAAAACAGGATGTTGCAAATCATCAAGGCTGCCTTGAATGATGAAATTACCAAGCGTAAAGTTGGCGAAGTAATATCTACACAGCGTGGCAAGGTCATGGACGCCATCAAGAAAAAGGTTTCTGACGAAACCAGGCAGATAGGTGTGGAAATTATAGATGTGCGCCTCAAGCGTGTTGATTACGTAGAGCAAATCAATAATTCGGTGTATGAACGCATGAAGGCCGAG
It encodes the following:
- the hflK gene encoding FtsH protease activity modulator HflK, whose translation is MLVSFLKRIGLTMSINDPQWGRGSQNNNQNNNKPDGKKPPEGPPDLDQLWKDFTQKLGRLFGQNGAGDNGGNFSPDSSGAKVGASLIVAVIALVWLSSGFFIVQEGQTAVITTFGKFSHQTSAGFNWRWPYPVQGHEIVNLSQVRTVEIGYKKGSKERESLMLTDDENIVDIQFAVQYTLNNAADWLYNNRDQEEMILQVAETVVREVVGKSSMDFVLYEGREKIALDVSAGMQKILNAYGSGVLVAQVTMQNVQAPEQVQAVFEDAQKAKQDKERLKNEGIAYANDVIPKARGEASRMIQEAEAYKGSIVANAQGNASRFQQVLVEYQKAPAITRDRMYLETMQQIFANTSKVMMDTKTGNNMIYLPLDKIQGDQAAKVAPAAPAQVTIPAAEQIPTVEMRYGKDGRSKDNRDTREREGR
- the der gene encoding ribosome biogenesis GTPase Der, producing MKPVIALIGRPNVGKSTLFNRLTRSRDALVADLPGLTRDRHYGEGRVGERPFLVIDTGGFEPVAKEGIMHEMAKQTKQAVAEADVVVFIVDGRQGLTPHDKTITDFLRKSGRSVMLVVNKAEGMKYTSVTADFYELGLGDPYVISAAHGDGVADLVEEMVDIAFAQRPEEVEEPESQVRGIKIAIVGRPNVGKSTLVNTLLGEERVIAFDMPGTTRDSIEIPFERDGVHYSLIDTAGIRRRGKVFEAIEKFSVVKTLQSVSEANVVLLLLDAQQDISEQDAHIAGFILESGRALVVGVNKWDGLQSDRRDEIKMDIERKLNFLTFAKFHFISALKSTGIGPLMKSIDAAYAAAMVNLSTPKLTRALIEAVEHQQPKRKGSIRPKLRYAHQGGQNPPIIVIHGNALEAVGDVYKRYLEKHFRETFSLTGTPLRIEMRSGKNPFDKSSK
- the ispG gene encoding flavodoxin-dependent (E)-4-hydroxy-3-methylbut-2-enyl-diphosphate synthase, which codes for MTDFLSEIGSGPKLRRASRAAKVVYGNREVLVGGGAPVVVQSMTNTDTADAIGTAIQIKELARAGSELVRITVNNAEAAAAVPAIREQLDRMGIDVPLVGDFHYNGHTLLNDFPDCARALSKYRINPGNVGQGAKRDIQFAQMIEMACRYDKPVRIGVNWGSLDQALLARIMDDNAKRAQPWSVQAVMYQALITSAIESAQKAEELGLAGDKIILSCKVSGVQDLIAVYRELAARCDYPLHLGLTEAGMGSKGIVASTAALSVLMQEGIGDTIRISLTPEPGGDRCKEVVVGQEILQTMGLRKFTPMVIACPGCGRTTSTVFQELADNIQSFLRNQMPVWKSQYPGVENMNVAVMGCIVNGPGESKHANIGISLPGTGESPAAPVFIDGAKALTLRGDRIAEEFQEIVLDYVKSHYAPVHGVTNN
- the hisS gene encoding histidine--tRNA ligase, giving the protein MSEIKKAEKIAGVKGMNDLLPDDAPLWELFENTVQSVLKSYGFQQVRTPIVEPTNLFARGLGEVTDVVEKEMYSFEDSMNGDKLTLRPEGTAGVVRSAIEHNLIYDGPRRLWYTGPMFRHEKPQRGRYRQFHQVGAEALGFTGPDIDAELIMMCQRFWDDLGLQNVRLELNSIGDAEERNQHKAALIAYFEQHQDILDAEAKRRLLTNPLRILDTKNPAMQEMVNAAPKLLDYLGAESLAHFEGVQKILRHNSIPFTINPRLVRGLDYYNRTVFEWVTDDLGSQGTVCAGGRYDALFGIFGGKPTPACGFAMGIERLLELMKANGDVHQPAMCDAYLVHQGAEAQMQAMVLSERLRDAGLDVVLHCATANGVGSFKSQMKKADGSGAAYAVIIGEDEANNNTVSIKELRAADAENNQVNVPFDTAVDYLVDQIAGSADADCCDDPHHHHVHH
- the hflX gene encoding GTPase HflX, whose product is MRAALVGVDFGKDDFAASLEELSLLSQSAGAEPVTTITCKRSSPDAAFFVGSGKADEIAHAVADATLDIVIFNHALSPAQQRNLERHLKVRVVDRTSLILDIFAQRAQSHEGKVQVELAQLQHLATRLIRGWTHLERQKGGIGLRGPGETQLETDRRLLGERVKMLKQKLDKLHKQRETQRRSRGRSNTLSVSLVGYTNAGKSSLFNTMTKAGAYAANQLFATLDTTSRRLYLGDAGNIVISDTVGFIRELPHQLVAAFRATLEETIHADLLLHVVDASSPVRFDQIQQVNQVLEEIGADHIPQILVWNKIDLAELEPSVEVDDCDKIQRVFLSARTGAGIGLLREAIAEFALAKTSGIAQTATPEAVDARFDFQ
- a CDS encoding tetratricopeptide repeat protein codes for the protein MAYDLEEQEQLDNLKAIWKKYGNMATWGLIVVLAAYAGWTAWTSRQNTQTLQASQLYEEMQKSVVAKDNAKVQAVTEDLKTKFASTSYAPMAALVAAKSAFDANDLKAAKSQLQWVADTSKADEYKAVARIRLAGIALDEKAYDEALQQLSGTFPAQFDADVLDAKGDVYIAQNKIEDARTAYKSALEKMADKSPGRQALQMKLDVIGGVADTKVVSK
- the bamB gene encoding outer membrane protein assembly factor BamB, translating into MQFSAKLLIASSVLMAMTGCSTLSSLNPFSSKSDAKNQPAVLTEIKPSLAIKPSWTVAIGTAGNYLFTPAAYAQNVYVAAADGTLARIEVATGRTVWRINAGTRLTAGVGVDGTTIAVAGEKGQVLAFDLDGKLRWKTQGTNEILSAPAVGQGLVVVRSIDNKVSAYDLTNGERKWSIERPLPPLTLRLAPGIVIQGQQAIVAMPGGRMSSLALNNGGLRWEATVGEPKGATELERVADVSGAPVIFGGDICASSYQGRVACFDVATGALRWAKPLSSDVGVSVDERFVFASDVAGAVNAFARNGGASAWRNDKLSYRRLSAPISYDRAVAVGDFAGYVHFLSREDGSFIGRVTTDGSQILAAPLVVDAKLIVQTKSGSVVALATE
- the hfq gene encoding RNA chaperone Hfq; translated protein: MSNKGQLLQDPFLNALRKEHIPVSIYLVNGIKLQGHIESFDQYVVLLRNTVTQMVYKHAISTVVPARAVSINTEPEAE
- the hflC gene encoding protease modulator HflC, encoding MNKLATFLIAICGAILIAYSTIFVVDQRSHAIVFALGEVKSVISEPGLHFKLPPPFQNVLLLDKRILTIDTNTGDRFVTSEKKNILVDSYVKWRIKDPRLYFVSFNGEERRAQNRMLQIIKAALNDEITKRKVGEVISTQRGKVMDAIKKKVSDETRQIGVEIIDVRLKRVDYVEQINNSVYERMKAERTREANGLRSTGAAEKEEISADADKQRLVIKAEAYREAQKIRGAGDAEASQIYAQAFGQNPEFYKFYRSLEAYTASFKNKSDVLVVDPNSEFFKYFKSPSSVGGNAPAAKGK